One window of the Chitinophaga niabensis genome contains the following:
- a CDS encoding ATP-binding protein produces MKTSTLQERIRALEKENASLRNHYTLHAEEPSVKVPAEFLPLFQKAEENVKQYFSHISLNPSQGTIEISNERYVLIRASALSKDFLSSILSLYADRGESEAFGIGRNFLFDIAHALGINDAKAFHAQMNVTDPLSKLSAGPIHFAYTGWAFVDILPESHPTPDDDYYLVYHHPFSFEADSWIRSGEKSKSPVCIMSTGYSSGWCEESFGIPLTAVEVTCRAKGDENCTFIMSPPHKIEEHIQQFAKTHRKHRIAKIPPEIPTFFVRKTMEEQMEKARQLAEESSKAKSDFVANMSHELRTPLSAILGFTELLKKTKLNSRQTEYLDAICASGSNLLSTINDIMDLSKLDAKKISFEAVPVNLPELLQSIEMMLASKVRHKKLAYKSNISKQLQKPLLSDSVRLTQILLNIIGNAIKFTEKGSITVACTVLEETTQTMQVEFSIKDTGIGIPAAKQQKVFERFTQADTAITRKYGGSGLGLAITRELVELMGGTITLSSKPNKGTEFKVQLPFIKAGKQVKETAAQAQTVDGKGLHILVVEDNLLNQKMTRIMLTNNGFTVSGADSGTKAITFLQKNKVDLILMDLQIPGMDGYLTTQKIRESLKLATPVIAITAHAFSGERERCLAAGMNDYLPKPFRENELLKAIAGCMPKAVTDLSFLREQTRNNIAFIKEMISTFIKQTPKDLAALQKAMKENNGEMIYKIAHTMSTSVGYFGLKQHIGKDLVHMQQKRLADEKRFLKVKKICEQAIKELQQLTPSALSSAS; encoded by the coding sequence ATGAAAACCTCAACACTACAAGAAAGGATCCGCGCACTGGAAAAAGAGAACGCATCCCTGCGCAATCATTACACGCTGCACGCAGAGGAACCTTCCGTAAAAGTTCCTGCTGAATTTCTTCCTCTTTTTCAAAAAGCGGAAGAAAATGTAAAACAGTATTTCTCGCATATCTCTTTAAATCCCTCACAGGGCACTATAGAGATCAGTAACGAGCGGTATGTATTAATAAGGGCCTCTGCCCTGTCCAAAGACTTTTTAAGCAGTATCCTCAGTTTGTATGCAGACAGAGGAGAAAGCGAAGCCTTTGGCATTGGCAGGAACTTCCTTTTCGATATTGCCCATGCATTAGGCATCAATGATGCCAAGGCTTTTCATGCACAAATGAATGTAACGGACCCGCTGTCTAAACTCTCAGCGGGCCCGATACATTTTGCCTATACGGGTTGGGCTTTTGTGGACATCCTCCCTGAAAGCCATCCCACACCGGATGATGATTACTACCTCGTTTATCACCATCCTTTTTCTTTTGAAGCAGATTCATGGATCAGGTCCGGAGAAAAGTCCAAATCGCCTGTGTGTATTATGAGCACGGGGTATTCTTCCGGATGGTGTGAAGAAAGTTTCGGTATACCGCTTACCGCGGTGGAAGTAACCTGCAGGGCTAAGGGAGATGAAAATTGCACGTTCATTATGTCTCCCCCGCATAAGATAGAAGAGCATATCCAGCAATTTGCCAAAACGCACCGTAAACACCGGATTGCCAAAATACCGCCGGAGATCCCTACCTTCTTTGTCCGTAAAACAATGGAAGAGCAAATGGAAAAGGCCCGGCAGCTGGCAGAAGAATCGTCTAAAGCAAAGTCTGATTTTGTGGCGAACATGAGCCATGAACTGAGAACACCACTGAGTGCTATCCTGGGTTTCACGGAACTGCTGAAAAAAACAAAACTGAACAGCCGGCAAACAGAATACCTGGATGCCATCTGCGCCTCCGGCAGCAACCTGCTTTCCACGATCAATGATATCATGGATCTCAGCAAGCTGGATGCGAAAAAGATCAGTTTTGAAGCTGTTCCTGTTAATCTCCCGGAATTACTGCAATCCATTGAGATGATGCTCGCTTCCAAAGTGCGGCATAAAAAGCTGGCATACAAAAGCAACATCAGCAAACAACTTCAAAAACCTCTGTTAAGTGACAGCGTAAGGCTTACCCAGATCCTGTTGAACATCATTGGTAATGCCATTAAATTCACGGAGAAAGGAAGTATCACAGTAGCTTGTACAGTACTAGAGGAAACCACGCAGACCATGCAGGTGGAGTTTAGCATAAAGGATACCGGCATCGGCATTCCAGCCGCTAAACAGCAAAAGGTATTTGAAAGGTTCACGCAGGCAGATACTGCCATCACCCGTAAATATGGAGGCTCCGGGCTGGGACTGGCCATTACACGCGAACTGGTAGAACTGATGGGAGGTACCATTACCCTCAGCAGCAAACCGAACAAAGGCACAGAATTCAAAGTACAGCTGCCTTTCATCAAAGCGGGCAAACAGGTAAAGGAAACAGCAGCACAGGCGCAAACTGTAGATGGTAAAGGATTACATATACTGGTGGTGGAAGATAATCTGCTGAATCAAAAAATGACGCGCATCATGCTTACCAATAATGGTTTCACCGTGAGCGGAGCAGATAGCGGCACCAAGGCCATCACCTTCCTGCAAAAGAATAAAGTTGATCTCATTCTTATGGACCTGCAGATCCCCGGCATGGATGGTTACCTCACCACACAAAAGATCAGGGAAAGCCTGAAGCTGGCAACACCTGTGATAGCCATCACCGCACATGCATTCAGCGGAGAAAGGGAAAGATGCCTGGCCGCAGGTATGAATGATTACCTGCCCAAACCTTTCCGTGAAAATGAACTGCTGAAAGCCATCGCAGGTTGCATGCCCAAGGCCGTTACAGACCTCAGTTTCCTCAGAGAGCAAACACGCAACAACATTGCTTTTATTAAAGAGATGATCAGCACCTTCATCAAACAGACACCTAAGGACCTGGCTGCTTTACAAAAGGCGATGAAAGAAAATAATGGAGAGATGATCTATAAGATTGCCCATACTATGAGCACTTCAGTTGGTTACTTTGGGCTGAAACAGCATATCGGGAAAGACTTAGTGCATATGCAACAGAAAAGACTGGCGGATGAAAAGCGTTTTCTTAAAGTGAAGAAGATCTGTGAGCAGGCGATCAAAGAATTACAACAGCTTACACCATCCGCTTTGTCATCAGCGTCATAA
- a CDS encoding FMN-dependent NADH-azoreductase: MKKILHISSSPRGAASSSILLGNRIIEKIKNLHPGSTVVVNDTTEKDYPHLDAALINAYKATDKPEDVLKDSDAAVQELFDADVIVIGVPMYNFNLPSALKAWIDHVVRPGVTFSYATGKPEGLLKDKKVYLAIAANGVYSEGPMQAYDHAEPYLRFILGFIGLTDITTFRIEGGGIPGIMETAVQKGLESVAVA; the protein is encoded by the coding sequence ATGAAAAAGATATTGCACATCAGTTCAAGCCCCAGAGGGGCTGCGTCCAGCAGTATTTTGCTGGGTAACAGGATCATAGAAAAAATAAAGAACCTCCACCCCGGCAGTACGGTAGTGGTGAATGATACTACAGAGAAAGATTATCCGCACCTGGATGCGGCGCTGATCAATGCCTATAAGGCAACGGACAAGCCGGAGGACGTGCTGAAGGATTCGGATGCTGCGGTACAGGAGTTGTTTGATGCGGATGTAATTGTGATCGGGGTTCCGATGTATAATTTCAATTTGCCCTCTGCCTTGAAAGCATGGATAGATCATGTTGTCCGCCCGGGTGTGACATTCAGTTATGCTACCGGCAAACCGGAGGGCTTGCTGAAAGACAAAAAGGTATACCTGGCGATCGCAGCAAATGGGGTTTATTCAGAAGGGCCTATGCAGGCTTATGATCATGCAGAGCCTTATTTACGGTTCATTCTTGGATTTATCGGGCTTACAGATATCACTACGTTCCGCATAGAAGGAGGCGGTATTCCGGGAATTATGGAAACGGCGGTTCAAAAGGGATTAGAGAGTGTAGCAGTAGCATAG
- a CDS encoding flavin-containing monooxygenase gives MKHIGIIGAGLSGLATAKAFLEQGYHVTVIEKAKAIGGVWEKSRSYLNVATQTTRDEYAFSDFPMPSHYPLWPSGEQVQRYLEDYATHFNIITRIRFQTTVTQLQFNNGEWRMEVQDPSGNTEALHFHFVAICTGTFHKPHIPAFKGMESFTGKVLHSSAVNDPALLENKSVAVIGFAKSATDIATLAADRSSECHLLYRKAQWKVPRYFGNVLNMRYLLFSRFSEAFFNCPRKTLFQKILHTVGKPMVWAQWRGLELLLKSQFKLKACGMVPQHKIEDQISCSLGVAPDGFYQKVQDGLIKAQQTEVCHFEGNKLYLQNGKVLTPDLVVCGTGFTQSLPFLEKQYADKIIDSNGTYRLFRNILHPEVPQLGFVGYNSSLFTTLTSEVAANWLVRYVQGKLELPTREGIEQDMAYMANWRQRSRPISAEFSGTCVAPFNFMHLDQLMRDMGLRTTATRWAPYEFFKPINPKDYRILLQTTVKREYPQPAVYRTAEIVQ, from the coding sequence ATGAAACATATTGGAATTATCGGCGCCGGACTCAGCGGCCTTGCCACTGCAAAAGCTTTCCTTGAACAAGGATATCATGTAACTGTTATAGAAAAAGCCAAAGCCATTGGCGGCGTTTGGGAAAAAAGCCGTTCTTATCTGAATGTGGCCACACAAACCACCAGGGATGAATATGCTTTTTCTGATTTCCCCATGCCCTCCCATTACCCGCTCTGGCCCTCAGGAGAACAGGTGCAAAGGTACCTGGAAGACTATGCCACTCACTTTAATATTATTACCCGTATTCGTTTCCAGACAACTGTCACTCAATTACAATTCAACAATGGCGAATGGCGGATGGAAGTGCAGGACCCTTCCGGTAACACGGAAGCCCTGCATTTCCACTTCGTTGCTATCTGCACCGGCACTTTTCATAAGCCTCATATACCTGCATTCAAAGGAATGGAAAGTTTTACAGGAAAAGTGCTGCATTCCTCTGCCGTGAATGATCCGGCCCTGCTGGAAAACAAATCCGTAGCCGTAATAGGTTTCGCGAAATCTGCTACAGACATTGCTACACTGGCAGCAGACCGTTCCAGCGAATGCCATCTTCTGTATCGTAAAGCACAATGGAAAGTGCCTCGTTATTTCGGGAATGTATTGAATATGCGTTACCTGCTCTTCTCCCGTTTCTCAGAAGCTTTCTTTAACTGCCCCCGTAAAACGCTTTTCCAGAAAATACTGCATACCGTAGGCAAACCGATGGTTTGGGCACAGTGGCGGGGATTGGAACTGCTGTTAAAAAGCCAGTTTAAACTGAAGGCCTGCGGCATGGTACCACAACATAAAATAGAAGACCAGATCAGCTGCAGCTTAGGCGTAGCGCCGGATGGTTTCTATCAGAAAGTACAGGATGGCCTGATCAAAGCACAGCAAACAGAGGTATGTCATTTTGAAGGAAATAAACTCTACCTGCAAAACGGCAAAGTGCTTACACCAGACCTGGTGGTATGCGGCACCGGTTTCACCCAATCGCTGCCCTTCCTTGAAAAGCAGTATGCAGACAAAATCATAGACAGTAATGGTACCTACCGCCTGTTCCGCAACATCCTCCACCCTGAAGTTCCGCAACTGGGTTTTGTAGGGTATAATTCCAGCCTGTTCACCACCCTTACTTCAGAAGTAGCCGCAAACTGGTTGGTGCGTTATGTACAGGGAAAACTGGAACTGCCCACACGGGAAGGTATTGAGCAGGACATGGCATACATGGCCAACTGGCGCCAGCGCAGCCGCCCTATCTCTGCAGAATTCAGTGGCACCTGTGTAGCCCCATTTAACTTCATGCACCTGGACCAGCTCATGCGGGACATGGGCTTACGTACTACCGCTACACGGTGGGCGCCCTACGAATTTTTTAAACCTATTAACCCGAAAGATTATCGTATTTTGTTGCAAACAACAGTTAAACGGGAGTACCCCCAACCGGCGGTTTACAGAACAGCCGAAATCGTCCAATAA
- a CDS encoding serine hydrolase — translation MKTKNILLVIVTVIACSCKKEDIKVKADGKIAGIGEFSNTPPKTFDPLLMAEKIDAYMNGKVAGYGYTIMHEGKPYFLNQGGGGWARHRVDAPNIARHNYQARQGIANAAKFVTALATITLLEKYGLSLNEKIYPYLPTNWKPSDEFKQLTFGRLLEHRTGLINYGRRLADYKKTVEGAVNTVIFEDGCRVYDDVNYGLAVVLLPYLRAKKGTVTEYNTLKALESQPLELEESLVYRLLGHIKMNVFKPAGFPYFNMMDYTPWSNSSYLTAYECNLGYSTIDGSTPGVIKDERMIAGARGLYISASEFTQLQYAATQYKIVSKEGYEAMRTQLLGFDGAVMGAHGRYTWKKGSGEKFETMIYDFGKTQVAVFANSMHSQISDDPSILSKAFDESWK, via the coding sequence ATGAAGACAAAAAACATTTTATTGGTAATTGTAACTGTTATTGCATGCTCCTGTAAGAAAGAAGACATTAAAGTAAAGGCAGACGGAAAAATAGCCGGGATCGGTGAATTCAGTAATACCCCGCCGAAAACATTTGATCCGCTGTTAATGGCTGAGAAAATTGATGCCTATATGAATGGTAAAGTAGCGGGTTATGGATACACTATTATGCATGAAGGCAAACCGTATTTTCTGAACCAGGGCGGCGGCGGATGGGCCCGCCACAGGGTAGATGCTCCGAATATTGCAAGGCATAACTACCAGGCACGCCAGGGTATTGCTAACGCCGCCAAGTTTGTTACAGCACTGGCTACTATCACATTGCTCGAAAAATATGGACTTTCCCTTAATGAAAAGATCTATCCTTATCTGCCCACTAACTGGAAGCCGAGTGATGAATTTAAGCAACTGACTTTCGGCCGTTTATTAGAGCACCGTACCGGGTTGATCAATTATGGGAGAAGACTGGCTGATTACAAGAAAACTGTGGAAGGTGCTGTAAATACAGTGATCTTTGAGGATGGATGCAGGGTCTATGATGATGTTAATTATGGCCTGGCCGTAGTGCTGCTTCCTTACCTCAGGGCAAAGAAAGGCACGGTTACTGAATACAATACGCTGAAGGCACTGGAGAGCCAACCACTGGAATTAGAAGAGAGCCTGGTTTACCGGCTTCTCGGTCACATAAAAATGAATGTTTTCAAACCAGCAGGTTTCCCCTATTTTAATATGATGGATTATACACCATGGTCCAATAGTAGTTATCTGACTGCATACGAGTGTAACCTGGGCTATTCTACTATTGATGGCTCAACACCCGGCGTCATAAAAGACGAAAGAATGATTGCCGGCGCCAGGGGGTTGTATATCAGTGCATCAGAATTCACGCAGCTCCAATATGCGGCTACTCAATACAAGATCGTGAGCAAAGAGGGGTATGAGGCTATGAGGACGCAATTATTAGGTTTTGACGGAGCTGTAATGGGTGCGCATGGGAGGTACACCTGGAAGAAAGGAAGTGGTGAGAAGTTTGAAACAATGATCTATGATTTTGGCAAAACACAGGTGGCAGTATTTGCCAACTCAATGCATAGCCAGATCAGTGATGATCCTTCTATTCTTTCAAAAGCCTTTGACGAATCCTGGAAATAA
- a CDS encoding winged helix-turn-helix transcriptional regulator, with product MKQQEILKTPCLKVLPAVNDAIYVIGGKWKLRIIIALSEGAVRFNELQRHLDGISARVLSGELKDLEQNGFVKRVVHPDTSVEYERTEYAETLKPVLASLHAWGSMHKQNIMQRSKEQMVTVDKG from the coding sequence ATGAAGCAGCAAGAAATACTGAAAACACCGTGCCTTAAAGTATTACCGGCAGTAAACGATGCCATTTATGTGATAGGAGGGAAATGGAAACTACGCATTATCATAGCATTGTCAGAAGGTGCCGTAAGGTTCAATGAATTACAACGCCACCTGGATGGTATTTCTGCCAGGGTATTATCCGGAGAATTGAAAGATCTGGAGCAAAATGGTTTCGTGAAAAGGGTCGTGCATCCTGATACATCTGTAGAATACGAACGAACAGAATATGCCGAAACACTGAAACCTGTATTGGCTTCCCTGCATGCCTGGGGCAGCATGCATAAGCAAAATATCATGCAGCGCAGCAAAGAGCAAATGGTCACAGTTGATAAAGGCTGA
- a CDS encoding DUF6660 family protein yields the protein MRLLTYIFAMLVLTLSCLPCADANVAHGHSESISVTQPVQDQHPDACSPFCICTCCASFSFIYHTAITLRVPVTSSHFGFFYADSLHEISLPIWQPPQLV from the coding sequence ATGCGTTTGCTGACATACATATTTGCGATGCTCGTGTTAACACTTAGCTGCCTGCCTTGTGCGGATGCTAATGTGGCACACGGGCATTCGGAAAGTATTTCTGTAACGCAGCCTGTTCAGGACCAGCATCCGGATGCCTGTTCCCCATTCTGCATTTGCACATGCTGTGCCAGTTTTTCATTCATTTATCATACGGCCATCACTTTAAGGGTGCCGGTTACTTCTTCTCATTTCGGCTTTTTCTATGCAGATTCCCTGCATGAAATTTCCCTTCCCATCTGGCAGCCGCCTCAGTTAGTTTAA
- a CDS encoding serine hydrolase, producing MKTRNILLAFVAVAALSCKKEENIKVQADNKLAALDLEANVATLDVAKFAGNIERYLNGKVAGYGYTIFHEGNVFYLDNGGGGWSRKQSDPPATPHGAHVRQGTASVTKFITGLAATAVLQKYNLSLDEKLYKYLPSNWKPSAEFKQLSFKRLLAHETGLINNGGDFADYKKTVEGPVKMDEFTDSIRNYDNINFGLVAIVLPYVSAKHGFPQDAQVLKNLEGNPNELYKQLASRYLSLVRVNVFKPAGLLHWSVMDWCVWNNNGPMNAALGTLGYTTVFGNEKGSLKGDERANGGAGGLYCSSWEMAKIQLSAAQGKIVNAANYKRMREQRLGFDGIYAGKHGKYYWKNGGANRHETIVADFGPTQVAVFTNSRTSDIGNGLGVLGKAYDDAWEVKK from the coding sequence ATGAAAACGAGAAATATTCTATTAGCATTTGTAGCTGTTGCTGCATTATCCTGTAAGAAAGAAGAAAACATTAAAGTGCAGGCGGATAATAAACTCGCCGCCTTGGATCTGGAAGCCAATGTTGCCACGCTGGATGTGGCTAAATTTGCCGGAAACATTGAACGTTACCTGAATGGAAAAGTAGCTGGTTACGGCTATACGATCTTCCATGAAGGAAATGTTTTTTACCTGGACAATGGCGGCGGCGGATGGTCCCGTAAACAATCAGATCCTCCTGCTACACCTCATGGTGCGCATGTAAGGCAAGGCACTGCCAGTGTTACAAAATTTATTACGGGGCTGGCAGCTACCGCCGTATTGCAGAAGTACAATCTGTCGCTGGATGAAAAGCTGTACAAATACCTTCCTTCTAACTGGAAGCCCAGCGCTGAGTTTAAGCAACTGAGCTTCAAACGCCTGCTGGCTCATGAAACCGGTTTGATCAATAACGGTGGCGACTTTGCTGATTATAAGAAAACAGTGGAAGGGCCTGTTAAGATGGATGAGTTCACAGACAGCATCAGGAATTACGACAATATTAATTTCGGCCTCGTAGCTATCGTTCTTCCTTATGTTTCTGCCAAACATGGTTTTCCTCAGGATGCCCAGGTATTGAAAAACCTGGAAGGTAACCCCAATGAACTCTACAAACAGCTGGCAAGCAGATACCTGTCTCTGGTAAGAGTGAATGTATTCAAACCTGCTGGCCTGCTGCATTGGAGCGTAATGGACTGGTGTGTATGGAATAACAATGGTCCTATGAATGCAGCACTGGGTACTTTGGGTTACACTACAGTTTTTGGTAATGAAAAAGGTTCTTTGAAAGGAGATGAACGTGCTAATGGTGGTGCAGGAGGTTTGTATTGCAGCTCATGGGAAATGGCAAAGATACAATTGTCTGCTGCCCAGGGAAAAATAGTGAACGCTGCCAATTACAAGAGGATGAGAGAACAAAGACTTGGCTTTGATGGCATCTATGCAGGTAAACATGGTAAATATTATTGGAAAAATGGTGGTGCCAACAGGCATGAAACAATTGTAGCAGACTTTGGTCCTACACAGGTAGCAGTATTTACCAACTCCCGCACGAGTGATATCGGTAATGGTCTTGGCGTATTAGGTAAGGCTTATGATGATGCATGGGAAGTCAAAAAGTAA
- a CDS encoding DUF6528 family protein: MRSLLLVASLMLALSCKREKTDAPENIQAGTERSDVAAAAATPKEIIICDQKNARIIMVDIANGNAITWEWKATAAYAMIRSGAQGWFSNLSEAKLVYNGNYILATASGGGVALISVASKKAIWFDYAGGNTHSAELLPNGNVVTASSTGGYLMIFTVDSYINDNSAQTGQIAFPDVHNVVWDNTRKRLYAAGLNKLRVYSYNNSCNSPALSLVTTYTLPQGNAHDLFPVHGSTTDLWLTNSGHIYKFNVTTGAFTLQKTTSGVKSVTSGPSGYQTIMAQANNTGGETWRTNRILDINGAVVYSNTALGLYKARWKLVNTFSYPAGDSFHECTHP; the protein is encoded by the coding sequence ATGAGATCACTATTGTTAGTTGCATCCCTTATGCTGGCCCTGTCCTGCAAGCGCGAAAAAACAGATGCGCCGGAAAACATACAGGCTGGAACAGAAAGGTCCGATGTGGCTGCCGCAGCTGCCACACCCAAAGAGATCATCATCTGCGATCAAAAGAATGCCCGTATCATTATGGTGGATATTGCCAATGGTAATGCCATCACCTGGGAATGGAAAGCCACAGCCGCCTATGCCATGATCCGTTCCGGTGCACAAGGCTGGTTCTCCAACCTCAGCGAAGCAAAGCTGGTATACAATGGCAATTACATCCTGGCCACCGCATCCGGTGGAGGCGTAGCCCTGATCAGTGTTGCCTCTAAAAAGGCTATCTGGTTCGATTATGCAGGAGGTAACACCCACTCTGCCGAGTTACTGCCCAATGGTAATGTTGTCACCGCATCCTCCACAGGCGGTTACCTCATGATCTTTACAGTAGATTCGTACATCAATGATAACTCTGCCCAAACAGGCCAGATCGCTTTCCCTGATGTGCATAATGTTGTATGGGACAATACCCGCAAGCGGTTATATGCTGCCGGCCTCAACAAGCTGAGGGTATATTCCTATAATAACAGTTGCAATTCCCCGGCGCTGAGCCTCGTCACTACCTACACCCTTCCCCAGGGTAATGCACACGACCTGTTCCCTGTACACGGAAGCACCACAGATCTGTGGCTCACCAATTCAGGGCACATCTACAAGTTCAATGTAACTACCGGTGCATTCACCCTGCAAAAAACCACCAGTGGTGTTAAGTCAGTGACCTCCGGCCCAAGCGGTTACCAAACCATCATGGCACAGGCCAATAATACAGGAGGAGAAACCTGGAGAACAAACAGGATCCTGGATATCAATGGTGCAGTGGTATATAGCAACACAGCACTGGGCTTGTATAAAGCACGCTGGAAACTCGTGAACACATTCAGCTATCCCGCAGGAGACAGCTTCCACGAATGTACCCATCCCTAA
- a CDS encoding LytR/AlgR family response regulator transcription factor, which yields MKISALIVEDELLSRDFLSNLVREFCPQLELAGTASNVEEAVKFINTHSPQLIFLDIEMQTGTGFDVLQRANHHNFQVIFTTAFDHYAIQAIKFSAVDYLLKPISLEELELAVAKAVKHIEGKKEDNRLDLLLKNFQKPSADDFSISLSTSEGVDFIPLSTIIRLEAKGPYTIFYIRDGRQIMVSKNLKEYELTLQEHGFFRIHNSYMINLRDVKRWVKTDGGYAVMSDDAMVAISPKKKDEFMTLMTKRMV from the coding sequence ATGAAAATTTCAGCTTTAATTGTGGAGGATGAGTTGCTGAGCAGGGATTTCCTTTCTAACCTCGTGCGCGAATTCTGTCCGCAGCTGGAACTGGCTGGCACTGCTTCCAATGTGGAAGAGGCGGTGAAGTTTATCAATACGCATTCTCCGCAGCTGATATTCCTGGATATTGAAATGCAGACCGGCACTGGCTTCGATGTACTGCAAAGGGCTAATCACCACAACTTCCAGGTGATCTTCACTACTGCCTTTGATCATTACGCCATCCAGGCCATTAAATTCAGCGCAGTGGATTATTTACTGAAACCTATCAGCCTGGAAGAACTGGAGCTGGCAGTGGCCAAAGCGGTGAAACATATAGAAGGAAAAAAGGAGGATAACCGGCTGGACCTGCTCCTGAAGAACTTCCAAAAGCCCTCAGCCGATGATTTCAGCATTAGCCTGAGCACTTCAGAAGGCGTTGATTTTATTCCCCTGTCCACAATCATCAGGCTGGAAGCAAAGGGCCCGTATACGATCTTTTATATCAGGGACGGCCGCCAGATCATGGTGAGCAAAAACCTGAAGGAATATGAGCTGACCCTGCAGGAGCATGGATTTTTCAGGATCCATAACTCCTACATGATCAACCTGAGGGATGTAAAAAGGTGGGTGAAAACGGATGGTGGTTACGCCGTGATGAGTGATGATGCCATGGTAGCCATCTCTCCGAAAAAGAAGGATGAATTTATGACGCTGATGACAAAGCGGATGGTGTAA
- a CDS encoding class I SAM-dependent methyltransferase: MKTSNEPIAFLREVIANGGPETEQYDTLHLVFDAISSAFKAGNITAAELEALQTGLEETDTILGHVKSKPFGYAGDFLIIDKIYREQVTADQRFEKWDNFWHEQPACRAVRNRKDYFIHTILDALQHQPALRLLNVASGPARDLAEIYSLIDPSRLQTVCVEADEHAINYAKELNESHAAQVEFVHRNIFRFNTAEQFDVVWSAGLFDYFEDKIFVKLLRKFMSWTKPGGEVIIGNFGDHNPTRNYMELMGDWYLHHRSAEELMNMALEAGASRGDVSVGREDEGVNLFLHVRVGV; this comes from the coding sequence ATGAAAACAAGTAACGAGCCTATCGCATTCCTCAGAGAAGTAATTGCAAATGGCGGCCCCGAAACTGAACAGTACGACACCTTACATCTTGTGTTCGATGCAATTTCCTCCGCTTTCAAAGCTGGGAATATTACCGCAGCAGAACTGGAAGCTTTACAAACAGGACTGGAAGAAACAGATACCATCCTGGGCCATGTAAAATCCAAACCATTTGGTTATGCGGGAGACTTCCTGATCATTGATAAGATCTACCGTGAGCAGGTAACAGCAGATCAGCGGTTTGAGAAGTGGGATAACTTCTGGCATGAACAACCGGCCTGCAGGGCAGTACGGAACCGGAAAGATTATTTCATTCATACCATCCTGGATGCATTGCAACATCAGCCCGCTTTACGTTTATTAAATGTGGCCAGCGGTCCGGCAAGAGACCTGGCAGAGATCTACAGCCTGATAGATCCTTCACGTTTGCAAACAGTATGTGTGGAAGCAGATGAACATGCTATCAACTATGCAAAAGAATTGAATGAATCACATGCCGCGCAGGTAGAATTCGTTCATCGTAATATTTTCCGTTTCAATACAGCAGAACAATTTGATGTTGTATGGAGCGCGGGATTGTTTGATTATTTCGAGGATAAGATCTTTGTGAAACTGCTGCGTAAGTTCATGAGCTGGACGAAACCAGGTGGAGAAGTGATCATCGGGAATTTTGGCGATCATAATCCTACCCGTAATTATATGGAACTGATGGGAGATTGGTATTTACATCATCGTTCTGCGGAAGAACTGATGAATATGGCATTGGAAGCAGGAGCTTCCAGGGGTGATGTAAGCGTAGGCAGGGAAGATGAGGGGGTGAATCTGTTCCTGCATGTAAGAGTAGGGGTTTAA